One Neorhodopirellula lusitana genomic window carries:
- the dnaK gene encoding molecular chaperone DnaK codes for MAQGEKIIGIDLGTTNSVVAIMEGSEPKVIPNAEGNRLTPSVVAFTDKEETIVGEPARRQAVTNPKRTVYSAKRFMGRRHNEVESEEKMVPYGVTGGPGDYVKIQVGDSEYTPQEISAKVLRKLKESAESYLGHKVNKAVITVPAYFNDAQRQATKDAGQIAGLEVARIINEPTAAALAYGLDKTKDESIIVFDLGGGTFDVSILEVADSGDDDQESRVFQVISTSGDTHLGGDDFDEALIHYVADEFKKENGIDLRNDAMALQRLQEACEKAKKELSTLPETDINLPFITMDASGPKHLTMKITRSKFEELIDALVDRCRGPVLQALKDAGMSPSDIDEIVLVGGSTRVPKVRQAVKDIFGKEPHQGVNPDEVVAIGAAIQGSVLAGDRTDVLLLDVTPLTLGIETEGGVMTALVERNTTVPAEKKNVFSTAADNQTAVTVRVFQGERKMASANRLLAEFNLEDIPASPRGVPQIEVKFDIDQNGILSVSAKELKTGKEAHVEIKDSGALSDDDIEQMRKDAEANAEEDKKLFELVEARNKASQQVYQLEKLMTENADKLTDDDKAPMNAAIEKVKTASEGDDLVALKAASDELDAASQAFSKVLYEKTEAEGGADAEGQAAGASAGSDDDDAIDAEFEVKE; via the coding sequence AGCGTGGTTGCGATCATGGAAGGTAGCGAGCCCAAGGTTATCCCCAATGCCGAAGGCAACCGACTGACGCCCAGCGTCGTCGCGTTCACAGACAAAGAAGAAACCATCGTCGGCGAGCCTGCTCGACGACAAGCCGTTACCAACCCGAAGCGTACCGTTTACTCGGCAAAGCGTTTCATGGGCCGTCGGCACAACGAAGTTGAGTCCGAAGAAAAGATGGTGCCCTACGGCGTCACCGGTGGACCTGGCGATTACGTCAAAATCCAAGTCGGCGATTCCGAGTACACCCCTCAGGAAATCTCGGCGAAGGTTCTTCGCAAGCTGAAGGAATCCGCCGAATCGTACCTTGGTCACAAGGTCAACAAAGCGGTCATCACCGTGCCGGCTTATTTCAACGATGCTCAGCGACAAGCGACCAAGGACGCCGGCCAAATCGCTGGCCTGGAAGTCGCTCGTATCATCAACGAACCAACCGCCGCTGCACTCGCCTATGGTCTGGACAAGACCAAAGACGAAAGCATCATCGTCTTCGACCTTGGTGGTGGTACGTTCGACGTGTCGATTCTTGAAGTTGCCGACAGTGGTGACGACGATCAAGAAAGCCGTGTCTTCCAAGTGATCTCGACTTCCGGTGACACGCACCTGGGTGGCGATGACTTTGACGAAGCTTTGATTCACTACGTCGCTGATGAATTCAAGAAAGAAAACGGCATCGATCTTCGCAACGATGCGATGGCGCTGCAACGTCTTCAAGAAGCCTGTGAAAAGGCCAAGAAGGAACTCAGCACGCTTCCGGAAACCGACATCAACTTGCCGTTCATCACGATGGACGCGTCGGGACCCAAGCACTTGACGATGAAGATCACTCGATCGAAGTTCGAAGAGTTGATTGACGCGTTGGTGGATCGATGCCGTGGTCCTGTGCTACAAGCACTGAAGGACGCTGGCATGTCACCTAGCGACATTGACGAAATCGTCTTGGTCGGTGGTTCGACACGAGTGCCTAAGGTACGTCAAGCTGTGAAAGACATCTTTGGCAAGGAACCTCACCAGGGCGTGAATCCTGACGAAGTCGTCGCCATCGGTGCCGCGATCCAAGGCAGTGTCTTGGCGGGTGACCGTACCGACGTGCTGTTGCTGGACGTGACTCCACTGACACTCGGTATCGAAACCGAAGGTGGTGTGATGACGGCTTTGGTCGAACGGAACACGACTGTTCCGGCTGAAAAGAAGAATGTCTTCTCGACTGCGGCTGACAACCAAACGGCTGTGACCGTGCGGGTGTTCCAAGGTGAACGCAAGATGGCCAGCGCCAACCGTTTGCTGGCCGAGTTCAACCTGGAAGACATCCCGGCATCGCCGCGTGGTGTTCCGCAAATTGAAGTGAAGTTTGATATCGACCAAAACGGTATCCTGAGCGTCTCGGCGAAAGAGCTGAAGACGGGGAAGGAAGCGCATGTCGAGATCAAGGACAGCGGTGCCTTGTCGGACGACGATATCGAACAAATGCGGAAGGACGCCGAAGCGAATGCTGAGGAAGACAAGAAGCTGTTCGAATTAGTCGAAGCCCGCAACAAGGCCAGCCAACAGGTCTATCAACTTGAAAAACTGATGACCGAGAACGCCGACAAGTTGACCGACGACGACAAGGCACCAATGAATGCCGCGATTGAGAAAGTCAAAACCGCTTCCGAAGGCGATGATCTTGTCGCTTTGAAGGCGGCTTCGGACGAACTGGATGCGGCTTCGCAAGCCTTCAGCAAAGTCTTGTACGAAAAGACGGAAGCCGAGGGTGGTGCCGACGCCGAAGGCCAAGCCGCCGGAGCTTCCGCTGGCAGCGATGACGACGACGCCATCGACGCTGAGTTCGAAGTGAAAGAATGA